Proteins encoded by one window of Erythrobacter sp.:
- a CDS encoding pantoate--beta-alanine ligase, whose protein sequence is MQTVTTIESLRAAVEDLRLTGTIALVPTMGALHEGHLTLVREAAARAAHVVASIFVNPRQFGPNEDLDAYPRRLAEDAAKLADEGVALLWAPGVEAMYPPGYATNVSVAGVSDGLCGAARPGHFDGVATVVCKLFNQVRPDIALFGEKDWQQLAVIRRMARDLDLSFPKADAIHAVPTVREPDGLAMSSRNAYLSHEQRAAAAALPRAMREATVRLGDGREAAPVLAILAGELRGAGFSSVDYAQLRDADSLVPLENAKGHARLFVAARIGATRLIDNMAVDRKPE, encoded by the coding sequence TTGCAAACCGTCACCACAATCGAAAGCCTGCGCGCAGCTGTGGAAGATTTGCGGCTTACGGGTACGATCGCGCTCGTCCCGACGATGGGCGCGCTGCATGAGGGGCATCTGACGCTGGTCCGCGAAGCGGCGGCGCGGGCCGCGCATGTGGTCGCCTCGATCTTCGTCAATCCGCGCCAGTTCGGGCCGAACGAGGATCTCGATGCCTATCCGCGCAGGCTGGCGGAGGACGCCGCGAAGCTGGCAGACGAAGGGGTTGCGCTGCTCTGGGCACCGGGAGTCGAAGCCATGTATCCCCCCGGCTACGCCACCAATGTCAGCGTGGCGGGTGTGAGCGACGGCCTGTGCGGCGCGGCCCGGCCCGGCCACTTCGACGGGGTGGCGACGGTGGTGTGCAAGCTGTTCAACCAGGTCCGCCCGGACATAGCGCTGTTCGGCGAAAAGGACTGGCAGCAGCTCGCGGTAATCCGCCGCATGGCGCGCGATCTCGACCTGTCGTTTCCCAAGGCCGATGCGATTCACGCGGTGCCGACAGTGCGTGAGCCGGATGGTCTGGCGATGAGCAGCCGCAATGCCTACCTCTCGCACGAACAGCGTGCCGCCGCAGCCGCCCTGCCGCGCGCGATGCGGGAAGCGACTGTGCGGTTGGGAGACGGGCGGGAAGCGGCTCCGGTGCTCGCCATTCTGGCAGGCGAATTGCGTGGCGCGGGTTTCTCCAGCGTGGATTATGCACAATTACGCGATGCCGATTCGCTCGTCCCGCTTGAAAATGCTAAAGGCCATGCCCGCCTGTTCGTTGCCGCCCGCATTGGGGCCACACGGCTGATCGATAATATGGCGGTGGATCGGAAACCTGAATGA
- a CDS encoding J domain-containing protein → MMKYLVLIALGVLVFRWVAGRWPWQAKVSTRSQAIFRARRLLGIEAGASRSDIIAAHKRLIAMVHPDRGGSNDQVHEANAARDLLLDELPHEIG, encoded by the coding sequence ATGATGAAGTATCTCGTCCTCATCGCGCTCGGCGTGCTGGTGTTCCGCTGGGTCGCCGGGCGCTGGCCGTGGCAGGCCAAGGTTTCCACTCGCAGCCAGGCGATTTTCCGTGCGCGACGCTTGCTCGGGATCGAGGCGGGTGCCAGCCGTTCGGACATCATCGCCGCACACAAGCGGCTGATCGCGATGGTTCATCCCGATCGCGGCGGCTCGAACGATCAGGTCCACGAAGCCAACGCCGCGCGTGACCTGCTGCTTGACGAGTTGCCCCACGAGATAGGCTGA
- a CDS encoding energy transducer TonB: protein MAYADQEMSGSRIIAIVIVALIHIGLGYLLITGLAYSAFKEAVERVTTVDIEEPPPPEEPDEEPPPPEENVAPPPPVAPPPPISIAPNPPPVRTQPNIPPPAPPARIVPPPAPPAPPAPPPPPPAPDRSRALSPDNQASWTRRIIENYPSRALRREIEGTVGVSVTVGANGRVESCRVTRPADPVLDEAACADLTRYARFNPALDRSGNPTSATWSTNIVYQIN from the coding sequence ATGGCTTACGCTGACCAAGAAATGAGCGGCAGTCGCATTATTGCGATTGTTATCGTTGCCCTCATCCACATTGGGCTCGGCTACCTGCTGATCACCGGCCTCGCCTACTCGGCGTTCAAGGAAGCGGTGGAGCGGGTGACGACAGTGGATATCGAGGAGCCGCCGCCACCGGAAGAGCCGGACGAAGAGCCGCCGCCACCGGAAGAAAATGTCGCGCCGCCGCCGCCCGTGGCGCCGCCGCCGCCGATCAGCATTGCGCCCAATCCGCCGCCGGTGCGTACGCAGCCGAACATTCCGCCGCCGGCACCGCCTGCGCGGATCGTTCCGCCGCCCGCACCGCCTGCGCCCCCGGCCCCGCCGCCTCCGCCGCCGGCGCCTGATCGCTCGCGTGCGCTCAGCCCGGACAACCAGGCAAGCTGGACCCGGCGGATCATCGAGAATTACCCGTCGCGCGCCCTGCGTCGCGAGATTGAGGGTACGGTCGGTGTTTCGGTTACCGTGGGTGCCAATGGTCGGGTCGAAAGCTGCCGCGTCACTCGCCCTGCCGATCCCGTGCTGGACGAAGCGGCCTGCGCCGATCTGACGCGCTATGCCCGCTTCAACCCTGCGCTGGACCGAAGCGGCAACCCGACATCGGCCACCTGGTCCACCAACATCGTTTACCAGATCAACTGA
- a CDS encoding BON domain-containing protein produces the protein MVDRYNDNNRSRQQESYSDRNRSQEEQFQGERDRQFGETYSNPYEDRGYGGRNRGMEADGRSGQGGYRDRGFRSSRHDDSFAQYEGGRFGSDDRPDYGGQNARGTHGSFRGDDFGGVNFAGNTSGYGGTIGGSRSVGRGYDRGGDSHERGFFEKAGDEISSWFGDEDAERRRREDHRGRGPANYTRSNERILEEACDRLTDDRGVDARNITVTVDEGEVTLDGKVNTRWEKRRAEDCVHDLSGVKHVQNNLRIEQTEMRAGNEPTMGSRSS, from the coding sequence ATGGTGGACCGCTACAACGACAACAACCGTTCACGCCAGCAGGAGAGCTATTCGGACCGGAATCGCAGTCAGGAAGAGCAGTTCCAAGGCGAGCGAGATCGGCAGTTCGGCGAGACCTATTCCAATCCTTACGAAGATCGCGGCTATGGCGGTCGAAACCGTGGTATGGAGGCAGACGGGCGCAGCGGCCAGGGTGGTTATCGCGACCGGGGCTTCCGGAGCAGCCGCCACGACGACTCGTTCGCGCAATACGAGGGTGGGCGCTTCGGATCGGACGACCGACCCGACTACGGAGGTCAAAATGCGCGAGGCACTCACGGCTCTTTCCGCGGAGATGATTTCGGCGGGGTAAATTTCGCCGGGAACACCTCCGGATACGGCGGCACGATTGGCGGGAGCCGATCAGTCGGTCGGGGCTATGACCGCGGCGGCGACAGTCACGAGCGCGGGTTCTTCGAAAAGGCAGGGGACGAGATCTCCAGCTGGTTCGGCGATGAAGATGCCGAGCGGCGGCGCCGTGAGGATCACCGCGGACGCGGCCCGGCAAATTACACGCGTTCCAACGAACGCATTCTCGAAGAGGCTTGTGACCGGCTCACCGATGATCGCGGGGTGGATGCCCGCAACATCACCGTAACGGTCGATGAAGGCGAAGTAACGCTCGACGGCAAGGTGAACACCCGTTGGGAAAAGCGTCGTGCCGAGGATTGTGTGCACGACCTGTCGGGCGTGAAGCACGTTCAGAACAACCTGCGCATCGAGCAGACCGAGATGCGGGCGGGTAACGAACCCACGATGGGGTCGCGTTCTTCGTAA
- a CDS encoding biopolymer transporter ExbD yields MAMSGGSDDGAPMMEMNMTPLIDVLLVLLIMFIITIPVATHAINIDLPAPDPNSTPPEVDPVTNKIVLTPDDQILWNGENIDQGGLVQNLQQSLTFAVEPELQFEPEANASYDLSARVLSLIKASGVTKFGFVGNDKYRQFGSGE; encoded by the coding sequence ATGGCAATGTCAGGCGGTAGCGACGACGGCGCACCGATGATGGAAATGAACATGACGCCGTTGATCGACGTCCTGCTCGTGCTCCTCATCATGTTCATCATCACCATCCCGGTGGCGACGCACGCGATCAATATCGATTTGCCCGCTCCCGATCCCAATTCCACTCCACCCGAGGTCGATCCGGTCACCAACAAGATCGTGCTGACCCCGGACGACCAGATCCTGTGGAATGGCGAAAACATCGATCAGGGTGGTCTGGTGCAGAACCTGCAACAATCGCTCACCTTTGCGGTAGAGCCGGAGCTGCAGTTCGAGCCGGAAGCCAACGCCAGCTACGATCTCTCGGCCCGCGTACTGAGCCTGATCAAGGCGTCGGGCGTGACCAAGTTCGGCTTCGTTGGAAACGACAAGTACCGGCAGTTCGGCAGCGGCGAGTAA
- a CDS encoding biopolymer transporter ExbD, whose amino-acid sequence MAIRSRLLERSYNTQPEPMRELNITPLIDVLLVLLVMMILSIPIATHQLEVDLPQGPRSSSETQQIMLSLTQAGAVLWNGEQVDEPELEARLALAAASPAEPVIRFQPDANTSYNDAVQVIHLVGEANIERFAFDGNERYREFDAD is encoded by the coding sequence ATGGCGATACGATCCCGCTTGCTCGAACGCAGCTACAACACCCAGCCCGAACCCATGCGCGAACTCAACATCACGCCGCTGATCGACGTGTTGCTGGTGCTGCTGGTGATGATGATCCTCTCCATCCCCATTGCCACGCACCAGTTGGAGGTGGACCTGCCGCAAGGCCCGCGTTCATCGAGCGAGACGCAGCAGATCATGCTTTCGCTCACCCAGGCGGGCGCGGTGCTGTGGAACGGCGAGCAGGTGGACGAGCCCGAACTTGAAGCCCGCCTCGCCCTAGCCGCCGCAAGCCCAGCCGAACCGGTAATCCGCTTCCAGCCCGACGCGAACACAAGCTACAACGATGCGGTGCAGGTGATCCATCTGGTGGGGGAGGCGAACATCGAACGCTTCGCCTTCGACGGGAACGAGCGGTATCGCGAGTTCGATGCGGACTGA
- a CDS encoding biopolymer transporter ExbD codes for MAISVGGEERPMSDINTTPLVDVMLVLLIIFLIAVPVAIQTVERLEIPIIPVQESDDKVENLLITVTTTDAEGRTPGTVRSGYTGATRDGECRVFFNNTTLMDSTELYDAAFARLDAIVQAYPGGAEAIINDPEAIPQVHIRGDVNAPWRCVAGTIFNVQAAGYPTVAFISNPIDPTP; via the coding sequence ATGGCAATCAGTGTAGGCGGCGAAGAAAGGCCGATGTCCGACATCAACACCACGCCGCTGGTGGACGTGATGTTGGTGCTGCTGATCATCTTCCTGATCGCCGTTCCCGTCGCCATCCAGACGGTTGAGCGGCTGGAAATTCCGATCATTCCGGTGCAGGAATCGGATGACAAGGTTGAAAACCTCCTTATCACCGTCACCACCACCGACGCCGAAGGGCGGACTCCAGGCACGGTCCGTTCCGGCTATACCGGTGCGACGCGCGACGGCGAATGCCGGGTGTTTTTCAACAATACGACGCTGATGGATTCGACCGAGCTTTACGATGCGGCCTTCGCGCGTCTGGACGCGATCGTGCAGGCCTATCCCGGTGGTGCCGAGGCGATCATCAACGATCCGGAAGCGATCCCGCAGGTTCACATCCGTGGTGACGTCAACGCCCCGTGGCGCTGTGTTGCGGGCACGATTTTCAATGTGCAGGCCGCCGGTTACCCGACCGTCGCCTTCATTTCCAACCCGATCGACCCGACCCCTTAA
- a CDS encoding Crp/Fnr family transcriptional regulator, which translates to MTACDTCVVRNTAICSALDSTEIEALNNIGRRRKMVAGESLVWEGDRSVLVANVIEGMLKLSTGTADGREQIVGVVYPSDFIGRPFGATTDHSITALTDANVCVFSRADFDRFAGEHPKLEHKLLQRTLAELDRTRKWMLLLSRKNAEEKVATFLLEMSERLGGADCKAGEEATPLDDFELPFSRQQIGDVLGLTIETVSRQVTALSRAGVIALPSRRAVEIRDRAALESMAG; encoded by the coding sequence ATGACTGCATGCGATACTTGCGTAGTCCGCAACACGGCCATCTGTTCGGCACTCGACTCCACCGAGATCGAGGCTCTCAACAATATCGGCCGGCGCCGGAAAATGGTGGCGGGCGAATCGCTGGTGTGGGAAGGCGACCGTTCGGTGCTGGTGGCGAACGTCATCGAAGGGATGCTCAAGCTGAGCACCGGGACCGCAGACGGGCGCGAGCAGATTGTCGGGGTGGTCTATCCGAGCGATTTCATCGGTCGCCCGTTCGGCGCCACCACCGATCATTCAATCACTGCACTGACGGATGCCAATGTCTGCGTCTTTTCGCGAGCCGATTTTGACCGTTTCGCGGGCGAGCACCCGAAGCTTGAACACAAGCTGCTTCAGCGCACCTTGGCTGAACTCGATCGCACGCGCAAATGGATGCTGCTCCTCTCGCGCAAGAATGCCGAGGAAAAGGTGGCGACTTTCCTGCTGGAAATGTCCGAGCGACTGGGGGGTGCAGATTGCAAGGCTGGCGAAGAGGCCACGCCGCTCGACGACTTCGAACTGCCGTTTTCGCGCCAGCAGATCGGCGATGTTCTGGGGCTGACGATCGAAACCGTCAGCCGCCAGGTCACCGCGCTTAGCCGCGCGGGCGTCATCGCCCTGCCCAGCCGCCGCGCAGTCGAAATCCGCGACCGCGCGGCGCTGGAAAGCATGGCCGGCTAG
- a CDS encoding phosphomannomutase/phosphoglucomutase, translating into MTHQFHSTVLREYDIRGIIGETLGPDDARAIGRGFGTLLRRDLAEELGEETVPLVAVGYDGRVSSPILEHALVEGLTGSGCNVRRIGMGATPMLYYAEASAEEVHGGIQITGSHNPANYNGFKMVFRGRPFFGADIQQLGQMAAEGDWLSGAGSVETVVILHEYVENMLGALAGIDRAALEHLTVAWDAGNGAAGPALELLAARLPGTHHLLYTEVDGNFPNHHPDPTVEANLVDLKAVVAEKSCDFGIAFDGDGDRIGAIDGEGRVIWGDQLLMIYAEDLLGKLPNATIIADVKASRALFDHVEAHGGKALMWKTGHSLIKSKMKEVSSPLAGEMSGHVFFADDYYGFDDALYAGVRLIAASARLGKSVTQLRGDMPKMLNTPELRFQVDESRKFAAIEEVKARMANSPDQVNDTDGVRVTSGDGWWLLRASNTQDVLVARAESDTAEGMERLLAQIDEQLQLSGLERGESVGH; encoded by the coding sequence ATGACCCACCAGTTCCACTCCACCGTGCTGCGCGAATACGATATTCGCGGGATCATCGGCGAAACGCTGGGGCCGGACGATGCCCGCGCCATCGGGCGCGGCTTCGGTACGCTGCTGCGGCGGGATCTTGCCGAGGAATTGGGCGAAGAAACGGTGCCGCTGGTGGCGGTGGGCTATGACGGTCGAGTCAGTTCGCCAATCCTCGAACATGCACTGGTCGAAGGGCTGACGGGGAGCGGCTGCAACGTGCGCCGTATCGGCATGGGCGCCACCCCGATGCTCTATTACGCCGAAGCCTCAGCCGAAGAGGTGCACGGCGGCATTCAGATAACTGGCAGCCACAATCCCGCCAATTACAACGGCTTCAAGATGGTATTTCGCGGGCGACCGTTCTTCGGTGCCGATATCCAGCAGCTCGGGCAAATGGCCGCCGAAGGCGACTGGCTGAGCGGTGCGGGCAGCGTCGAGACCGTCGTGATCCTGCACGAATATGTCGAGAACATGCTGGGCGCGCTGGCCGGGATCGATCGCGCCGCGCTCGAACACCTCACCGTCGCCTGGGACGCGGGCAACGGCGCGGCGGGGCCGGCGCTGGAACTGCTCGCCGCGCGCCTCCCCGGCACCCATCACCTGCTCTATACCGAAGTTGACGGAAACTTTCCCAACCATCACCCTGATCCCACTGTCGAGGCAAACCTTGTGGACCTGAAGGCCGTGGTTGCCGAGAAGTCCTGCGACTTCGGAATTGCCTTCGACGGCGATGGCGACCGGATCGGCGCGATCGACGGCGAGGGCCGTGTCATCTGGGGCGATCAACTACTGATGATTTACGCCGAGGACCTCCTTGGAAAACTACCTAATGCGACCATTATCGCCGACGTGAAGGCGAGCCGCGCGCTGTTCGACCATGTCGAGGCCCACGGCGGGAAGGCGCTGATGTGGAAAACCGGGCACTCACTGATCAAGTCCAAAATGAAGGAAGTTTCCTCGCCGCTGGCGGGCGAGATGAGCGGACATGTGTTTTTTGCCGACGATTACTACGGGTTCGACGACGCGCTCTACGCCGGCGTGCGACTGATCGCGGCCTCGGCGCGGCTGGGCAAATCGGTCACGCAATTGCGCGGTGATATGCCGAAGATGCTCAACACCCCCGAACTGCGCTTCCAGGTGGACGAAAGCCGCAAATTCGCCGCCATCGAGGAAGTGAAGGCGCGGATGGCCAATTCGCCCGACCAGGTGAACGATACCGACGGCGTGCGCGTGACCAGCGGCGACGGCTGGTGGCTGCTGCGCGCTTCCAACACGCAGGATGTGCTGGTGGCACGCGCGGAAAGTGATACGGCTGAAGGAATGGAGCGATTGCTCGCCCAGATCGACGAGCAATTGCAATTGAGCGGCCTCGAACGCGGGGAAAGCGTGGGCCACTGA
- a CDS encoding ligase-associated DNA damage response DEXH box helicase, with product MTSSSVPPEITNWFEGRGWRVRRHQAEMLAASDAGKHAMLVADTGAGKTLAGFLPTLADFCPSRIGEGAAPEGLHTLYVSPLKALAHDVQRNLVTPVEEMGLDITIETRSGDTSSDKKRRQRSKPPNVLLTTPESLSLLVSYEDSFTLFAGLKRVVVDEIHAFATQKRGDLLALALSRLQAIAPDMQRAALSATVADPEGFAAWIAPWGVMDSVELVNGEKGAEPELEILLPVEERVPWGGHAATWAIPQLYQRIRDNRTTLVFTNTRFLAEYIFQNLWDANEDNLPIGIHHGSLSKEARHKVEGAMARGELRALVCTASLDLGIDWGDIDLVVQMGAPKGSSRLLQRIGRANHRLDCPSRALLVPGNRFEFLEAAAAMQAVEEGQRDGEDFRPGGLDVLAQHVMACACAAPFDEMALLAEVRSCWPYAQVDEATWSRVLEFVATGGYALRAYDKFKRITRDKHGVWRLTHPEQAFRHRMNAGIIVDAEMLEVRFRNGRSLGKVEERFAASLRPGDTFQFAGVTVEVEQLKDLELIVRASKKAAMIPSYGGLRLPLTTHLADRVRGLLTDRAGWARFPDDVREWLEVQDWRSHMPGPDNLLVESFPHAGRHYTIYYTFTGWNANQSLGMLITARMEKLGLMPGGFVANDYSLGVWGLKPVTDPRPLLSPDVLTDEFIDWVQDSHLLRRAFREVAVIGGLVERQHPGKKKSGRQVTFSTDLIYDVLRKYEPDHVLIEAAWADARARMTDVGRLADLLDTAAERLDHVVLDRVSPLAVPVMVMIGRESVPQGAQDDELLLEAETLAGAAMRVEGLGD from the coding sequence ATGACCAGTTCTTCGGTCCCACCTGAAATCACAAACTGGTTCGAAGGCCGTGGCTGGCGGGTCCGTCGGCATCAGGCGGAGATGCTCGCGGCGAGTGATGCGGGCAAGCATGCCATGCTTGTGGCTGATACGGGGGCGGGCAAGACGCTCGCGGGGTTCCTGCCGACGCTGGCGGATTTCTGCCCCTCGCGCATCGGCGAGGGCGCGGCGCCCGAAGGCCTGCATACGCTCTACGTCTCGCCGCTGAAGGCGTTGGCGCACGATGTGCAGCGCAACCTCGTGACGCCGGTCGAAGAGATGGGGCTCGATATCACGATCGAAACGCGCAGCGGGGATACCTCTTCCGACAAGAAGCGCCGCCAACGCAGCAAGCCGCCCAATGTCCTGCTGACCACGCCCGAAAGCCTTTCACTGCTGGTCAGCTACGAAGACAGCTTCACCCTGTTCGCCGGACTGAAACGGGTGGTGGTGGACGAAATCCACGCCTTCGCCACCCAGAAGCGCGGCGACCTGCTGGCGCTGGCGCTGAGCCGCCTGCAAGCCATCGCGCCCGACATGCAGCGCGCCGCGCTTTCCGCCACGGTGGCCGATCCGGAAGGCTTTGCCGCTTGGATCGCTCCGTGGGGGGTTATGGATTCGGTCGAACTTGTGAACGGTGAGAAGGGGGCCGAACCGGAGCTCGAAATCCTGCTCCCGGTCGAGGAGCGGGTGCCGTGGGGCGGGCACGCGGCGACCTGGGCGATCCCGCAGCTTTACCAGCGCATCCGCGACAACCGCACCACACTGGTCTTCACCAACACCCGCTTCCTCGCCGAATATATCTTCCAGAACCTGTGGGACGCGAACGAGGACAATCTGCCCATCGGCATCCACCACGGTTCGCTAAGCAAGGAAGCGCGGCACAAGGTGGAGGGCGCGATGGCGCGCGGCGAACTGCGCGCGCTGGTCTGCACGGCCAGCCTCGATCTCGGCATCGACTGGGGCGATATCGATCTGGTTGTGCAGATGGGCGCACCCAAGGGCAGCTCGCGGCTTCTCCAGCGGATCGGGCGGGCAAACCACCGGCTCGATTGCCCCAGCCGCGCACTGCTGGTGCCGGGCAACCGCTTCGAATTCCTCGAAGCCGCGGCGGCGATGCAGGCGGTGGAGGAAGGCCAGCGCGATGGCGAGGACTTCCGCCCGGGCGGGCTCGACGTACTCGCCCAGCACGTGATGGCCTGCGCCTGCGCCGCGCCGTTCGACGAGATGGCGCTGCTGGCCGAAGTACGAAGCTGCTGGCCCTACGCGCAGGTTGACGAGGCCACGTGGAGCCGCGTCCTCGAATTCGTCGCCACCGGCGGCTACGCGCTGCGCGCCTACGACAAGTTCAAGAGGATCACGCGCGACAAGCACGGAGTCTGGCGGCTGACGCACCCCGAGCAGGCCTTCCGCCACCGGATGAACGCCGGGATCATCGTCGATGCCGAGATGCTCGAAGTGCGGTTCCGCAACGGTCGCTCGCTCGGCAAGGTGGAAGAACGGTTTGCTGCCTCGCTGCGCCCGGGTGACACGTTTCAGTTCGCCGGTGTCACCGTTGAAGTCGAACAACTGAAGGATCTCGAACTGATCGTCCGCGCCAGCAAGAAAGCGGCGATGATCCCCAGCTACGGCGGGCTGCGGCTGCCGCTGACCACCCATCTGGCAGACCGGGTGCGCGGCTTGCTGACCGATCGCGCGGGCTGGGCGCGGTTTCCCGACGATGTGCGCGAATGGCTGGAGGTGCAGGATTGGCGGAGCCACATGCCCGGGCCGGATAACCTGCTGGTCGAAAGTTTCCCCCACGCCGGGCGGCACTACACCATCTATTACACCTTCACCGGCTGGAACGCGAACCAGTCGCTCGGCATGCTGATCACTGCGCGGATGGAGAAGCTGGGGCTGATGCCGGGTGGGTTTGTGGCGAACGACTATTCGCTCGGCGTCTGGGGGCTGAAACCCGTCACCGATCCGCGCCCGCTGCTCTCGCCCGATGTGCTGACCGACGAATTCATCGATTGGGTGCAGGATTCGCACCTGCTGCGCCGCGCCTTCCGCGAAGTGGCGGTGATTGGCGGGCTGGTTGAGCGGCAGCATCCGGGCAAGAAGAAGAGCGGACGGCAGGTCACCTTCAGCACCGACCTGATCTATGACGTGCTGCGCAAGTACGAGCCCGATCACGTGCTGATCGAAGCGGCCTGGGCCGATGCGCGGGCGCGGATGACCGACGTGGGGCGGCTGGCCGACCTGCTCGATACGGCTGCGGAGCGGCTTGACCACGTGGTGCTCGACCGGGTGAGCCCGCTCGCGGTGCCGGTGATGGTGATGATCGGGCGCGAGTCTGTGCCGCAGGGGGCGCAGGACGACGAGCTGCTGCTGGAAGCCGAGACGCTGGCGGGGGCGGCGATGCGGGTGGAGGGGCTGGGAGACTAG
- a CDS encoding AAA family ATPase, whose translation MSTPHRIVFANEKGGTGKSTTAVHVAVALAYQGARVAALDLDTRQATFFRYCENRAATQDRRGARLAGPMFDTCHGDTIEALEEEAARIGEGADFLVFDTPGRDDPFARHVAASADTLVTPMNDSFVDFDLIGQVDAETFKVRKLSFYAELIWEARIKRSRAQIEQQRREMDWVVVRNRTGYTDARNQRRIDEALAELSKRVGFRAIQGLSERVIYRELFPSGLTLLDKGQLGELGTSHLVARQELRNLVQNLRLPLPKSEPGKGAVLPATEPAREPA comes from the coding sequence ATGTCCACGCCGCACCGTATTGTCTTCGCCAACGAGAAGGGCGGCACGGGCAAGTCGACCACGGCGGTGCATGTGGCGGTGGCGCTCGCCTATCAGGGTGCCAGAGTGGCGGCGCTCGACCTCGATACGCGGCAGGCCACTTTCTTCCGCTATTGCGAGAACCGCGCCGCCACGCAGGACCGGCGCGGCGCACGGCTGGCCGGCCCGATGTTCGATACCTGCCACGGCGATACCATCGAAGCTCTGGAGGAAGAGGCCGCGCGGATCGGCGAGGGCGCGGATTTCCTCGTGTTCGACACGCCGGGGCGCGACGACCCCTTCGCCCGCCATGTCGCCGCCAGCGCGGACACGCTGGTGACGCCGATGAACGACAGCTTCGTCGATTTCGACCTGATCGGGCAGGTCGATGCCGAGACCTTCAAGGTCCGCAAACTGAGCTTCTACGCCGAACTGATCTGGGAAGCGCGGATCAAGCGCAGCCGCGCGCAGATCGAACAGCAGCGGCGCGAGATGGACTGGGTAGTGGTGCGCAACCGCACCGGCTACACCGATGCACGCAACCAGCGCCGCATCGACGAGGCATTGGCCGAGCTGTCCAAGCGGGTCGGCTTCCGCGCTATCCAGGGGCTTTCCGAACGCGTGATCTATCGCGAACTGTTCCCTTCCGGACTGACGCTGCTCGACAAGGGACAACTGGGCGAACTGGGCACCAGCCATCTGGTTGCGCGGCAGGAACTGCGCAATCTGGTGCAGAACCTGCGCCTGCCCCTGCCCAAGAGCGAACCTGGCAAGGGTGCGGTTCTCCCCGCCACCGAACCCGCGCGCGAACCTGCATGA
- a CDS encoding MotA/TolQ/ExbB proton channel family protein codes for MLIETLSVAAGEAAPTTQFGFMEAMEEGGPVAWSILAIMIIMSVGSFYILITKYFEQNKVMKEYRTNRAAFWRAGSMKEGATKFEKNSAWRQLVDDGIRAGEESDKMSDSLESHDWLHGTLARSEASINAKLAGGLPFLATVGATAPFVGLLGTVIGIYRALIKIGASGSASIDQVAGPVGEALIMTAIGLLVAVPAVFAYNYLQSRNRTIAAMLSGFSTDLQANITSHGQVRPAIVTTPAKGATTAPAKSAATAPASPSTASTTTIKKA; via the coding sequence ATGCTTATCGAAACACTTTCCGTCGCGGCAGGCGAAGCGGCCCCGACCACTCAGTTCGGCTTCATGGAAGCCATGGAAGAAGGCGGCCCCGTCGCCTGGTCCATCCTTGCCATCATGATCATCATGTCGGTGGGATCGTTCTACATCCTCATCACCAAGTACTTCGAACAGAACAAGGTGATGAAGGAATACCGCACCAATCGCGCCGCCTTCTGGCGTGCGGGTTCGATGAAGGAAGGTGCGACCAAGTTCGAGAAGAACAGCGCCTGGCGCCAGCTCGTCGACGATGGCATCCGCGCCGGTGAAGAATCGGACAAGATGAGTGACAGCCTTGAATCGCACGACTGGCTGCACGGCACCCTTGCCCGTTCGGAAGCCTCCATCAACGCCAAGCTCGCGGGCGGCCTGCCGTTTCTCGCCACCGTCGGCGCGACCGCGCCGTTCGTCGGCCTGCTCGGCACGGTTATCGGCATCTACCGCGCGCTGATCAAGATCGGTGCATCGGGTTCGGCCTCGATCGACCAGGTTGCCGGTCCCGTCGGCGAAGCGCTGATCATGACCGCTATCGGTCTGCTCGTCGCCGTGCCTGCGGTGTTCGCATACAACTACCTGCAGTCGCGCAACCGCACGATCGCCGCGATGCTCTCGGGCTTCTCCACCGATCTGCAGGCGAACATCACCTCGCACGGTCAGGTTCGCCCGGCCATTGTGACGACTCCCGCGAAGGGCGCCACCACGGCTCCCGCGAAGAGTGCCGCCACGGCTCCGGCGTCGCCTTCGACCGCGTCGACCACCACGATCAAGAAGGCCTGA